The genomic interval ggtggttgcttctcctgtgtgccctgaccagaaatcgaacctgggacttccacacgccaggccaaccctctactactgagccaactggccacggctaCTATTAGCTTTCTACTATATCTTAATATCTGGTAGGCCCAACCCATcttgtttcttttcaaaattgtctTAGCTGCAGTGCTTTTAAAGATGTCTTTAtacaaaaagtattttttgtaaagatggttttctttattgatttttagagaggagggagagagagaaaggagtggggacaaatgggaagcatcaactcatagtagttgcctctcttacgtgctttgactgggcaagcttggggtttcgaaccagcaacctcagcattccaggtcaatgttctatccattgtgccactgcaggtcaggcaaaaagtatTATCTTCTATAGACATGTGACCCAGCATGGGAAAGTGATGGGTCATAGAAAcgtttttagaaaaagagagggtAGAGAGGTGGGTAGGAAGGATGTTCTATTCAGAGAGAAAGCACAAACAGTCATGAAAACAAGAAACAGTGCAacaggtcaggcagtttgatATTACTACAAAAGATGAAGTACAAACATAAGGAGGGTTGGGTTGTAAGGACCTCATATGCCAGACCAAGGAGTTTGAATTTGACCCTATAGGTCAGGAATTCTTAACCTATTGTCTAAGGTTGAACTTCAGAGGTGATCTATAGCAGGGGAATGCCATAATTGAATTTGTTCCAAATAGATGTCTTTGATGGAAATGTGACAGATAAATCTGATGAGGTCAAGACTGGAACCGAGACCATTAAAAGCCTTCTGCAAAAGTATAAGCAAGAAATTATAagggtagccctggccagttgggtcagtggtagagcgttggcccagcctgtggatgtagAGTTCGATTCCCAAtcggcacacagaagcacccatctgcttctccacccttacccccttttgcttctttctttctctctctctctctcttcccttcctgcagccatggctcaattggaaggagttggccctgggcgctgaggatagctccatggcctctgcctcaggtgctaagagcttggttgctgagcaacagagcaatgccccagatgggcagagcattgccccctattgggcttgccaggtggatcctggttggggcacatgtgggggtctggctctctgcctcccctcctcactgaatttaaaaaaaaacaattatgcctgaccaggtggtggcgcagaagataagagtgttggactggtacgcagaggacccaggttcaaaacccctaggtctctggcttgagtgcaaggctcaccagcttgagtgtgggattgctagcttgagtgtggatcatagacatgaccctatggtcgctggcttgagtaaggggtcatttgctctcctgtaggcccctggtcaaggcacgtatgagaaagcaatcaatgaacaattaaggagctgcgacgaagaactgatgcttctcatctctctccctttctgtctgttccttgctgtccctctttctgtcaaaaaaaatattattggaaatgctgaggtcgccagttcgaaaccctgggcttgcctggtcaaggcacatatgggagttgatgcttccagctcctcctcccttctttttctctgtctctcctctctttctctctctctctccctctcctctctaaaatgaataaataaaaaattaaaaataaataaataaaaaacaaaatatacaaagaaatttaaaaaaaattataagggtAGATAGAACTGGTTAAGTGGGTGTTTCTTTAAGTGGAtgtttaaaaggtaaaaattaataagaCGATTACTTGGTTGGGAGTAGGGTACAAGGAATAGTCTAATAAATCTCCCATACTTATGATTTGGATGATAATGTTACtaattaaaatagaagaaaaacatgaGTAGGTCATGGAGGTAAGAAGGAATGCTGTTAGTTGTGGACATGTCAaatcagagaggagggagagagagaaaggagtggggacaagtgggaagcatcaactcatagtagttgcctctcttacgtgctttgactgggcaagcttggggtttcgaaccagcaacctcagcattccaggtcaatgttctatccactgtgccactgcaggtcaggcaaaaagtatTATCTTCTATAGACATTTGACCCAGCATGGGAAAGTGATGGGTCATagaaatgtttttagaaaaagagagggtAGAGAGGTGGGTAGGAATAGGATATTCAAGTGGATATATCAAACAACTGGatataactgaaatttaaaagtcAATCTGATACAGACTTGGAGGTCAGCAAGTGGCATTAAGAGCTGACATTTCTTGtgtgcttattatgtgccagccAGAGTATTAAATACTTGATATGAATTATCTTATTTACTCttcaaattaatcttttaaattaggaattattttttttatccccaTTTGACAAAGGTAACCTGAGGAGTTAAGAGTTAGTAACaggcttgactggtggtggcacaatggataaagtgttgacctggaatgctgaggttgccagttcaaaaccctgggcttgctcagtcaaggcacacactggaagtaactactacaagttgatgcttcccactcttcccctccctgtcttCAATCtaaaaatcgataaataaaatttaaaaaaaagtaactggCCTATTGCAATATAATGGTGGAGCCAGGATACAAGCATTGAGCACTTAACTACATTTTATAATGTTAGAACCACTCATTACCTAGATTAATTGAGAACATACAGAATGAGGGCAGTGGACCAAGAACAAAACTTTGTAACACACTAGTGTTTAAAATAGGCAGAGGAAATCAAAAGGATAAAGTGCTAGAAAAGAACAAGACAGTGGTCAATCCCCGTGGCCAAAGTAGAGCTTCAGTGCCTCAGGAAACTGGGTGGGAAAGACTGAAATCATCAGTGGATATGGCACAACAGAGGGTGTCAACCAGGAATTTCTATGGAGTGGTAGGGTCTAGAAGGAACAAATCCCAGAAGTACTATCATGTGACACATCTCCTTAAATAATCTTAAGAAGTTTGCTTTAGTAGGGGATGAGGAGCCTTAAGCAAGTTTATATACTGAGAAAACATAACTAATGGAGCAAGGACTGGGGTTGAGAAGGATAAGGATGGAGGCAGAGGCTGCCGGAGAGTTGTTCATGGGATCAGGTATGGGCACAGGTTGGATAGGGAAGCAGTGTAGGCCAATAAGGGGCTGACAGATTGGAATAAAATAGGAATCAAGCAACTTAAAGTTTCCAAGTTCTAGAATAGAGTGGAAATAAGAATGTAAGCAAGCTCCCCCAAAAAGACTGATTTTATACTATTTGAAGTGGCATTGGGGAATGCTGGAAGAATGGTGACCCTAACTGTATGGGTAAGAAAGCAGAGGAGGCTGAGCAGGTGATGGCACAGAGGctcaagtgtcagcctgggatactcaggacccaggttcaaaaccccaaggtcactggcttgagtgcagggtcattggcttgaactaggatcatagacatgaccccatggtcgcttactcaagcccaaaggtcactggcttgagcaaggggtcactggctcacctggagccagctggtcaaggcacatatgagaaagcaatcaatgaacaactaaggtgctgcaacaaagagttgatgcttctcatctctctcccttcctgtctgtttgtccctatctgtctctgtcacaaaaataaaaacaaataaaataaaagcaggtgaGACAGTAGAGTCCTTAGTTTAATACACCAAGGGAGGACGAGAGTAAAGGGTTAAGGATATAGGAAAGCTGGGGTTTTTTAATCATGGAAGAGGGCTTTCAGGTGAAAGGTTTAGGAGTAGGACAAAGGTCAGAGCAGTATGCACACAGCATGATAGAGGACAGGTGTTCAAGGAGGCTGATATTTAGGGTAATCACCACGAATGACATGAACTAGCAAGCCTCAAAGCTCAAAATGGAGTAGCGGCAGCAATACCTTTCTTCATAGTTGGGTTTTACTTTGAAGTTTTCTTTCAAATCCTCTTCACAACTCTGCAATAAGACCTGCAGATAGATTTCCCATACAGTGACACAGTGAGAAAATGACCCTCATGCTAATACTATACCCAGTGAGCCTCAGGAGGTGAACTGCATTACTGTAGGTTGCCCAACAAACATTCCTTTTGGGAATATGCCTCCTTCACTTGGTACAATTTTGAGAGGGCTGTTAAACAAAGGTCTCTGTTTTCCCTAAGGGGTGCATGTTATGGCCTTACTGGTCAGAGTACCCAATTATCTGGACAGAGTAAAGAGCTCTTGTCTTTAGTCTTTTCAGGGTATATATACAACTGCTGGGATGGTCTTTTCTCTGAGATCATGAAAATTGAAATTACTAATCCTCAAACTATATATCCCCCACTGCATGGGTATTAAGAGCTCAAGATAGggaaatccagcctgacctgtggtggcacaatgaataaagcatcaacctggaatgctgaggttgctggttcaaaaccctatgcttgccaagtcaaggcacatatgggaagcaactacaaggTAATGCTTCTCGCTCCTTCCacactttccctctctccctcctttctctaaacacaataaataaaatcttaaaaaaaaaaagatggaaatccACTCTGTGACTAGAAAACAGAGGTTGTAGTTAACGCCCCCCACTCTAAGTAAACAAGAACACCacggccctggttggttggctcagtggtagagcccggcatgtggaagtcctgggttcgattcccggccagagcacacaggaaaagcaaccatctgcttattaATCCTTCCCTGTAGGGCCAGGGGCCaacgtggccatgcaggttctcattggatttaaGCAAACAgcaaaagaactgtggagccagagaatggcaggccattccatttattaaaatctcctaacagcagacgagcaaacaggcagggaagtccgcttccctttccctcagggctcccaaagccctgactcattctccagactctcCCGGACTCACAGCTCCCACCAGCCTCAATAGGGATCAGCCAAAAGGGtcaaaatctcagggctcccaagcccctcagctctccctctctctctgaactcTCCAGCCAAAACCAACTAGGGGGAAAAATAAccctctccagcaaacaatagcaaacaatgttCTCTCCCAAGTAGAAAGGCAatcgcaatttgcaatctgctgccctgatggcaagcaccctcagccttccatagaagcgagcaaacctaaaaaacacttatTACAaatttgtttgcccaacattccccctactctctcttctcttcccacagccatggctcaaatggttgaagcaagttggccccgggtgctgaggatggctccatggcctctcctcgggtgctaaaatagcaacagagcagcggccccagaagggcagagcatcgcctgataggaggcttgctaggtggatcccagtcggggtgcaagggggagtctgtctctctgccttactaactctcaccctctcacttaaaaaaaacaacaaaaaaacaaacaaacaaaaaaaaacaccaccaagACACAGACAGACATGGCAAATATTTAATGTCTGTAGatgtgcctccccctcccccattcctgttATGATTTGATAGCCTCCCCAAACTGGCAGTTCCAGAGAAAACATGGGCACTTAACCCAGCAGGTTCTGAAAACTATTAAGGCCCTCATTCCCTTGACTTGAATATGATTGCAGGTGAGCACTTTCCACAGCATGCCTTCAGGCCTCTCTGGTCAAGGAAAAAGCCCCCCAGTTCTACAGGACTCCTGAGGTCTTCTGTTCTTCTGCAGCCTGGCGCTCGGCGCTGCGCCGCTGGATATATCGGTATGCTCGGACACTGCAAAGGTAGCCCCCATACACAGTGAGGAGCATCATGGAGGTGGAGAAGGTCTTGTAGCCAATGTCAGCTAGTTGCTTGGCAGTTGGCATGTCGTCCCCTATAAAAATAGACTGGATTTAGACACCAAGATATGCTTCATGTGCCCAGCCCACTTCCTTGTTTAAAGCCATTCATGCCTGACATCcatcgtactgggatgcagaggacccaggtttgaaaccaaggttgccagcttgagtgtgggaacacagacatgaccccacagttgctagtttaaacccaaggtcactggctcaagcaaggggtcactcgctctgccgtagccccctggtcaaagcacaaatgagaaagcaatcaatgaacaactaaggagctgcaacaaagaattgatgcttctcatctctctcccttcctgtctgtctgtccctatctgtccctctttccgtctctctctgtctcaaaaaaaaaaaaaaaaaaagagagaaaggaaaaaaagccaTTCATAACTTCTGGATCCTGTTTAGTCTGTCTACTCCGTTCTGAATGGCCCCTACACATATGCTGAGTCTTATAGTGGAAGACATCTGGGAACTCTCAGATCAAAAGTGCAAATAAAACTGCATAGAAGATACAAACAACCAGCTGGAACCAGGTGCATCTGAATGACATCACAGCTAACACCTGGCCCTCCATGTTTGTGGAAAAAGTGACTGTTACGAGCCACCCAGAAATGTTAATTGGCACATTACTTTAAACACACGTCAGTTTGTTAGCAGGCAATTAATGAAGGTAGCCAGAGATTAAACATTAGCAGTAAATTATTCTCTATAGAAAGGATCAAATGGGAACCTGTTAAGTAACATCCAATTAATTTTCCCATAAAAACAGTATTATTCATTGTGGTTAGGTTCTCAGGTTAGCCCTCAAGTATCTGTTTAAGCCATAATATACCTGAAGTAGTGCCAACAgtacatttatattatttcaatagCAGTTAATCCTCTAGAACACTAATTCTAAATTCCAAACACAACACCAAGTACCTATCTCAAgggctaaaaaaaaaactcctcagCAAATTGTTAAATCAAATTtgcatgaggccctggctggttggctcagtggtagaccgtcagcctggcgtgcaggagtcccaggttctattcccggccagggcacacaggagaagcgcccatctgcttctccaccccccctccttcctctctctctcttccccctcccacagccaaggctccactggagcaaagttggcctgggcactggggatggctccatggcctctgcctcaggcgctagagtggctctggttgcagcaaagcaacgccccagatgggcagatccatcggcatgccgggtggatcccagttgggcgcatgcgggagtctgtttgactgcctccccgtttccaacttcagaaaaattaaaaaataaaaaaaaattttaaaaataaaaatttgcatgACATCATGCTATAAAGTATTTCTAATTAAAATGTTCCGAGCCAGAGAACAAAAGAAGTCTAGCACAGCAATCTCTCATCCTGAACAAAAATGTTTCTCAATTTGGGACTATGAATGTGTTAAGATGCCTCTCTTTTGAGAGGACTGAAATTAAAAGATTGAAATAAGTGAGaatatgtttcttctttttctttctttttttttgtatttttctgaagctggaaacggggagagacagacagacacccccatgcgcccgaccaggatccacccggcacgcccaccaggggcaaagctctgcccaccagggggcgatgctctgcccctctggggcgtcattctgcggcgaccagagccactccagcacctggggcagaggccaaggagccatccccagcgcccgggccatctttgctccaatggatccttggctgcgggaggggaagagagagacagagaggaaggagagggggaggggtggagaagcagatgggcgcttctcctgtgtgccctggccgggaatcgaacccgggacttctgcacgccaggccgacgctctgccactgagccaactggccagagcctgtttcttctttttctaaaaattttccggccctgggcctgacctgtggtggcgcagtgggataaagcatcgacctggaacactgaggtcgcaggttcaaaaccttgggcttgcctagtgaaggcacatatgggagttgatgcttcctgctcctcccccttctctctctctctctgtctctctctcgcacaaaaatcaataaataaaatttttttttttttaaattaaaaataggccctggccggttagctcagcggtagagcgtcggcctggcgtgcgggggacccaggttcgattcccggccagggcacataggagaagcgcccatttgcttctccaccctcgaccccctccttcctctctgtctctctcttcccctcccgcagccaaggctccattggagcaaagatggcccgggcgctggggatggctccttggcctctgccccaggcgctagagtggctctggtcgccgcagagcgacgccccggaggggcagagcgtcacccctggtgggcgtgctgggtggatcccggtcgggcgcatgtggaagtctgtctgactgtctctccccgtttccagcttcagaaaaatacaaaaaaaaataataataaaaataaaaaataaataaataaataaaatttccggccctggccagttggctcagtggtagagtgtgggcccagcccagcgtgtggatgtcccaggtccaattcccagtcaggcacacaggagaagcaaccatatgcttctccaccctccccctcccttctctttttttttctcactctctccctcccctcttgcagccacaGCTAGATCTGTTGGCCACAACTGGCCTGCTGCGCTAAGgactgctctgtggcctctgcctcaggcgcttaaaaaaatggctcctttgcagagcaatggagcaacagctccaAATAGGAAGAGCATCCCCCTAGTGGATTTGTGGGGTGGATTTCAGTCCCTGAGAATGTgggcgtctgtctctctgcctcccctcctctcactaaaaaagaaaaaaaagctaatgatttattttacagagaagagaaagacggggtaggagtgggaagcatcaactagtagttgcttctcacatataccatgaccaggcaagcccagggccttgaaccaggGACCTtacttagcattccaggtcaacactccatccattctccaccacaggtcaggtgagaatgTTTCTTAAAAGTCAAGAACTtggatgccctggctggttaactcagaGTTAGAGCctcggcccaacatgtggaagtcccctgggttcgattcccggccagggcacacaagcaaagcacccatctgcttctccacctttccccttctcctttctctctctctctcttcccctcctgcagccaaggctccattggagcaaagttggccagggctctgaggacagctccatggcctccgcctcaggtgctagaatgactccggttgcaatggagcattgccccttgatgggcatgccgggtggatcctggttgggcgcatgtgggattctgtctgcccCCAacattctcactttggaaaaatacaaaaaataaaaaatcaagaacttAGAAGTAATGCTAAGGATTAGCCAGACCTGTCTgtgatggcatagtggataaagcaacaacttggaacactgaggtcaccggtttgaaaccctgggcttgtctggtcaaggcacatacgggaattgatgcttcctgctcctccccccttctctctctctaaaatgaataaaatcttttttattttttacagagacagaaagagagtcagacagggacaaacaggaacggagagagataagaagcatcaatcatcaggttttcacccgaccaggtggtggcacagtgaatagagcgttggactgggatacggaggacccaggtttgagaccccgaggtcaccggcttgagtgcgggctcatctggtttgagcaaagcttaccagcttggacccaaggtcgctggctcgagcaaggggttactcggtctgttgtagccccacagtcaaagcatatatgaaaaagcaatcaatgaacaactaaggcaggggtccccaaactggcagaggaccagttcactgtccctcagaccgttggagggccagactataaaaaaactatgaacaaatccctatgtacactgcacatatcttattttaaagtaaaaaaacaaaacgggaacaaatacaatatttaaaataaagaacaagtaaatttaaatcaacaaactgacaagtatttcaatgggaactatgctcttctcactgaccaccaatgaaagaggtgccccttctggaagtgcagcgggggccagataaatggcctcagggggccgcatgcggcccacgggctgtagtttggggacccctgaactaaggtgtcgcaaggaaaaacatgattgatgcttctcatctctctccgttcctatctgtctgtttgtccctatctatccctctctctgtctctgtaaaaaaaaaaaacaaaaaaaagttttttgttgcgacaccttagttgttcattgattgctttcttatatgtgacttgaccatggggctacagcagactgagtaaccccttgctcgagccagcaaccttgggtccaatgagagttgctcaaaccagataagcccgcactcaagct from Saccopteryx leptura isolate mSacLep1 chromosome 2, mSacLep1_pri_phased_curated, whole genome shotgun sequence carries:
- the COX14 gene encoding cytochrome c oxidase assembly protein COX14 produces the protein MPTAKQLADIGYKTFSTSMMLLTVYGGYLCSVRAYRYIQRRSAERQAAEEQKTSGVL